DNA from bacterium:
GGGTTGCTGAAAGCGGCCAGATTGGTCTTCTTGACCACACCTTTTGCGGTGGCGAACACCACAAACTGATTCTCGGTAAACTCACGCACCTTGATCATCGAAGCGATACTGTCACCGCTTTGGACATTGAGCATGTTGACCAAGGCCTTGCCACGGGAATTACGGTTCGCCTCAGGCACCTCGTAAACCTTCTCCCAATACAGCCGGCCCGTGGGCGTAAAGAACAGAATGTAATCGTGCGTATTGGCCACAAAGAGGTGCTGGACATAGTCCTCCTCCTTAGTATCCATGCCAGCCACGCCTTTACCTCCGCGCCGCTGAGCCTTATAGGTGCTCACCGCCGTGCGCTTGATGTAGCCGGTGTGACTGATGGTGATCACATAACCGCGATCGGCGATCAGATCCTCAATATTCACTTCACCTTCATCCGGGACCAGACTGGTCATGCGCTCATCTGCGTATTGCTTCCGAACCTCAAGCAAATCGGCCTTGATGATTCCGAACAATTTCTCGCGACTGGCAAGCAGATCACGGAGATAGGTGATCAGCTTGATGAGTTCCAGGTATTCGGCCTCCAGCTTATCCCGTTCCAAACCGGTCAGCTGATAGAGTCGCATATCAAGAATCGCGTTCGACTGGATTTCGCTCAGCCCGAATTTTGACATTAACTGCGACCGCGCCTGATCACGATCCTTCGCCGCACGGATGATCTTCACCACGGCATCCAGATTATCCAACGCGATCTTCAATCCCTCCAGGATGTGAGCACGGGCCTCGGCCTTATCAAGTTCAAACTGGGTGCGGCGGCGGATCACGTCATACCGGTGATCCAGATAAGCTTCCAACATTTCCTTGAGCGTCATGACTTTGGGCCGTCCCTGATCGATCGCCAACATGATGGCGCCAAAGGTCGTCTGAAGCTGGGTATGCTTGTAGAGGTTGTTCAACACCACCCGGGCAACCACCCCGCGCTTCAACTCAATGACGATGCGGATGCCATCCTTGTTGGACTCATCCCGCAGATCAGAGATGCCTTCAATTTTCTTCTCCTGAACCAGATACGCGATATTGGTGATCAGGGTGGCCTTGTTGACGGCATAGGGAATCTCAGTGATGATGATACTTTCTTTGCCCTGTTTGCCTTCCTCAATGCCAGCCCGGCCACGAACCTTCAGAAGGCCGCGCCCGGTACGATACATGTCCGCTATGGGCTTCAGCCCGCAAATGATGCCCCCCGTGGGGAAGTCGGGCCCCTTGACATACTTCATCAAGTCATCCACCGAGGCATTCTCGTTTTCGATCAAATGCACCAGCGCATCCACCAGTTCGCCCAGATTGTGGGGGGGGATGTTGGTGGCCATACCAACGGCAATACCCGTGCTCCCATTCAGGAGCAGATTGGGGACGCGGGCGGGTAGCACGGATGGTTCCATGAGATCGCCATTGTAGTTCGGCACCATATCCACCGTATTCTTGTCGATATCCGCAAGCATCTCTTCCGCCATGCTCGTCAGACGTGACTCGGTATACCGGTAGGCGGCGGCATTATCACCGTCGATACTACCGAAGTTACCCTGCCCATCCACCAGCATATAGCGCATGGCAAAATACTGAGCCATACGAACCAGGGTGTCATACACCGAGGAATCCCCGTGCGGGTGGTATTTACCCAGCACTTCACCAACGACGTACGCACATTTCTTATAGGGGCGATTGTGCAACAACCCGAGATTCCGCATGGCGAAAAGAATGCGTCGCGCACCGGGCTTCATTCCGTCCCGGGCATCCGGCAGGGCGCGTCCGATAATGACACTCATGGAGTAGTCAATATACGAGCGCTGCATCTCGTCTTCGATGTTGATATTGGCCAAAACTTCGTTTCGTGTGTACATACTTAGATATCCAAATTCTGAACGTTCAGGGCATTGTCCTCAATAAATTTACGGCGTGGCTCAACTTCATCCCCCATCAGAATGGTAAAGATTTCGTCGGCCTTCACGGCATCCTCCTGCACCACCTTGAGCAATCTCCGCTTATCAGGATTCATGGTGGTTTCATAAAGCTGCTCAGGATTCATTTCTCCCAAACCTTTATAACGCTGGATGGAGAGCCCTTTGCGCCCGAACTCACGGATCACTTCCAATAGATTCGGCAGCGAGACGACCGGGGTTTCCACATCGTCCGAATCTTTCAGCGTAAAAAGCGGCTTTTCCTGCAGACTGAACTGCTCCATGGAAAAGCCTTTCTTCTCTATGGCGCCCATCACCTTGGCCAGGGAATTGGCCACATACAGCTCCTGGATACGGAAGGCCGAACTGCCCTGGGCTGGCGCAGAATGGCCGTTTTCGGAAAAAATTTCGAGTTGCTCGCCCAACTTCCGCTCCACCTCTTCACGCAGGGTTTTTAGCTCTTCATCCGTCGTCACAAAATGATGCTCGGCTGTCTCACCCTTACCTATGGTCACGTAATAGCGGGGAAAGACACCCAGTTTGCTGCGCTTGGCTAGATAATCCTCAAACTTAATTCCCTTGCGCGCCAGACTCTTCGACGCCTGCTCCGTCTGCAGCAACAACTCCAGCAACGCCATCAACTCATTGGTCTCAAGCGTTTTATTGCGATTGACCTTGAGCGTCATATCCTCAGCACCTAACTCCAGCAATTTGCGGGTCAGGGTCTCATCGGTATCAATGTACTCCTCGCGCTTTTTGCGGCTCACCTTGTACAGGGGCGGCTGGGCCAGATATACATAGCCACTTTCGATCAGCTTTGGCATCTGACGATAGAAGAATGTCAGTAACAGGGTCCGGATGTGCGACCCGTCAACGTCAGCATCGGTCATGATAATGATCTTGTGATACCGCACCTTGGTGACATCAAATTCATCCTGCCCGATCCCCGCGCCAATGGCGGTCACCATGGTCCGGATTTCGTTGTTATTCAGGATCTTATCCAGCCGCGCCTTCTCCACGTTCAGCACTTTACCGCGCAGGGGAAGAATAGCCTGGAATTCACGATTTCGGCCCTGTTTGGCCGAACCACCGGCACTATCACCCTCAACCAGGTACAACTCGCACAAGGCGGGATCACGCTCGGAACAGTCGGCCAGCTTGCCAGGCAACGCGGCAGAGTCCAGTGCGCCTTTACGACGGGTCAAGTCACGGGCCTTACGGGCCGCATCCCTGGCACGAGCCGACAGAAGCGCCTTTTCAATGATCCGCCTCGCCACAGGGGGATGCTCTTCAAGATAGGACGCCAGTTCGTCATTCACCACTGACGCCACAATCCCTTCGACCTCACTGTTACCCAACTTGGTTTTGGTCTGTCCTTCAAACTGCGGACCAGGCAACTTGACACTGATCACCGCCGTCATGCCTTCGCGGATATCATCACCCGACAAGTTTTCCTTGTCCTCTTTGATCAGCTTATTAGCCTTGGCGTAGGCGTTGACGGTACGCGTCAACGCCGAACGGAAGCCGCTTAGATGCGTGCCGCCCTCAATGGTATTGATGTTATTGGCAAAGCATAGCATCGTCTCGGTATAGGTGTCGGTATACTGGAACGCAATCTCCACCTCAATTTTATCCTTCTCTTTGACAAAGGAAATAACCTTGGGGTGAATCGCCACTTTGCTGCGGTTCAAATACTCAACAAATTCCACCACGCCACCTTTGAATTTGAACATCTCCTCCCGCGCAGGTTCTTCCTGGGAGAAGTGAATTTCAATCCCGCCATTCAAAAACGCCAACTCACGCAGACGGTTCGCTAAAATATCCCATTCAAACTTGATAGATGCGGTAAATATCTGAGTATCCGGCAGAAACGTGATCTTCGTGCCCGTGCCACGCGTCTTGCCAATGGTTTCCAACTTCGAAACCGGCACCCCGCGCTCATAGCGCTGATGATAGATCTGCCCATCACGCCGCACTTCCACTTCCAGCCACTCGCTCAGTGCGTTGACGCAGGATACGCCTACCCCGTGCAAACCACCGGAGACCTTGTAGCTGTCGTTATCAAACTTACCACCGGCATGCAGAACCGTCAGGGCCACTTCCACCGCCGGTCGTTTCTCCGTCGGATGCATATCTACCGGAATTCCACGACCATTGTCATTAATCGTGCAGGAACCGTCCGCATTCAACCGAACCTGAACATTCGTACAATACCCGGCCAACGCCTCATCAATGGAGTTATCAACCACCTCATAAACCAGGTGATGCAAACCGCGGACCGAAGTGTCACCTATGTACATTGCCGGCCGTTTTCGAACGGCCTGCATGCCCTCTAAAACAGTGATATGGGAGGCATCGTAGGCCCCGGTCTTTTTTTGTTGTTCAGCCATAGTAAGAACTCATTCTCCTGGAATAACTTACGAGGTTCAAGGAACACCCGTTTTACAGGTCAGAAACAGGCCACCCAAAAGGGTGGTCACATAAGCTTTGAAATGTACTGGAAAGCCCTGCTGCAAGCAAGAATCTTCTGCGAAAATTCAGAAGGCAGAATTCAAAGGAAAGGGGGCAGAATCCAACGGCATCGCGACGTTTACACCACCGCCAGAATGCCGGCAGTCAGGATGCCCATCACGGCACCCGCAATGAACCCTTGCAGCACCGTCCGGATCCGTGGCGGGCGAGGCTTGAGATGCCGAAGCGCCATAAAACCAATGAGAATGGATATCAGAAAGGCCGTTGGAAGGGCGCCAGCAATCCCCGCGCCTATTCCCGGCAGAACAGAACAACACCCGACTTTGACAATGGACTCAACACCGTCATGAGCAACAAAGAATAAATTCCCCATGCCGGTTCCAATCGTCAACCCACCCATGATGCCAAGGAGAAATGCGTAGAGAGCAAGAAGGATGTTCTGCCGGGAAAGCCATGCCACAAGCGCACCCGAGACCGCTCCAGCCATCATGGCCGCAAGCTTCGTCAGTTCAAGCAATTGAACTCCTTCCGAACTGGGGTCAAGAATCGGAATAGCCATATAAATACAATCCTTTCTCACTCCCGCTGATCGCCTGCTAGCAACCTCGCTTAACTAACTTATGACTGAGTTATCATTACAAAGTCAAGCATGGGGATCACCTATTTTAGGCAGGGCAGACGCATCAAATTTTCCTTTAATCTGGCGTTTCTGGCTCAAATACTCAGGTGAATAGGTATTTTTTGGAGCGCAGGGCTTGACGCCGCTTTTCTTCGGCGCGGCTTGACGCGCCGTGTTGTCGGCCTGTCAAGCCAGGCCTTGTGAAAGCAGGTCAAGCCGCCGCACTCCAAATTTCCGTCGTCAGATTGAGCCAAAATGGCCAGAAATCCTACAATTTAGATGCGTCTGCCCTGCTATTTTAGGCTCGACGCCTGTGCCCGGAGCGGCAAGACTAACGGCACTATGAACATGCTTCATTCATTGGTGGTAACCAGTACCGTTGCTCTTGTTCTCGGCGCAACCCCAACCGTCTATTCAAACGACTCACTAGAGTTCTCCTCCCTGATTCGCGGCTATGCCGCCGATCAAGGTGATGTTACCAACTATTATGATCTCCCGGGTGCCCCCATACGATTCGAACGCCTGGGGGTTCTTTACTCCAACTGGCTGAGCCGTCTCGACTCTGTGAACTTCG
Protein-coding regions in this window:
- the gyrA gene encoding DNA gyrase subunit A, coding for MYTRNEVLANINIEDEMQRSYIDYSMSVIIGRALPDARDGMKPGARRILFAMRNLGLLHNRPYKKCAYVVGEVLGKYHPHGDSSVYDTLVRMAQYFAMRYMLVDGQGNFGSIDGDNAAAYRYTESRLTSMAEEMLADIDKNTVDMVPNYNGDLMEPSVLPARVPNLLLNGSTGIAVGMATNIPPHNLGELVDALVHLIENENASVDDLMKYVKGPDFPTGGIICGLKPIADMYRTGRGLLKVRGRAGIEEGKQGKESIIITEIPYAVNKATLITNIAYLVQEKKIEGISDLRDESNKDGIRIVIELKRGVVARVVLNNLYKHTQLQTTFGAIMLAIDQGRPKVMTLKEMLEAYLDHRYDVIRRRTQFELDKAEARAHILEGLKIALDNLDAVVKIIRAAKDRDQARSQLMSKFGLSEIQSNAILDMRLYQLTGLERDKLEAEYLELIKLITYLRDLLASREKLFGIIKADLLEVRKQYADERMTSLVPDEGEVNIEDLIADRGYVITISHTGYIKRTAVSTYKAQRRGGKGVAGMDTKEEDYVQHLFVANTHDYILFFTPTGRLYWEKVYEVPEANRNSRGKALVNMLNVQSGDSIASMIKVREFTENQFVVFATAKGVVKKTNLAAFSNPRSAGIIAIAIDEGDRLIGVKQTDGHTDVVLTTHNGMSIRFNESELRDQGRDTRGVCGISLDDDDKVESLEIVDPRATFLVCTENGYGKRTGFDEYRVQHRGGRGLMTIRTSDRNGAIVGAHAVQEGDALMLITAQGQMIRMPVADVRVISRVTQGVRLINLDEGDKLVAATTVEPEDDEVVAASPEGAEPKKGE
- the gyrB gene encoding DNA topoisomerase (ATP-hydrolyzing) subunit B, which produces MAEQQKKTGAYDASHITVLEGMQAVRKRPAMYIGDTSVRGLHHLVYEVVDNSIDEALAGYCTNVQVRLNADGSCTINDNGRGIPVDMHPTEKRPAVEVALTVLHAGGKFDNDSYKVSGGLHGVGVSCVNALSEWLEVEVRRDGQIYHQRYERGVPVSKLETIGKTRGTGTKITFLPDTQIFTASIKFEWDILANRLRELAFLNGGIEIHFSQEEPAREEMFKFKGGVVEFVEYLNRSKVAIHPKVISFVKEKDKIEVEIAFQYTDTYTETMLCFANNINTIEGGTHLSGFRSALTRTVNAYAKANKLIKEDKENLSGDDIREGMTAVISVKLPGPQFEGQTKTKLGNSEVEGIVASVVNDELASYLEEHPPVARRIIEKALLSARARDAARKARDLTRRKGALDSAALPGKLADCSERDPALCELYLVEGDSAGGSAKQGRNREFQAILPLRGKVLNVEKARLDKILNNNEIRTMVTAIGAGIGQDEFDVTKVRYHKIIIMTDADVDGSHIRTLLLTFFYRQMPKLIESGYVYLAQPPLYKVSRKKREEYIDTDETLTRKLLELGAEDMTLKVNRNKTLETNELMALLELLLQTEQASKSLARKGIKFEDYLAKRSKLGVFPRYYVTIGKGETAEHHFVTTDEELKTLREEVERKLGEQLEIFSENGHSAPAQGSSAFRIQELYVANSLAKVMGAIEKKGFSMEQFSLQEKPLFTLKDSDDVETPVVSLPNLLEVIREFGRKGLSIQRYKGLGEMNPEQLYETTMNPDKRRLLKVVQEDAVKADEIFTILMGDEVEPRRKFIEDNALNVQNLDI